One segment of Deltaproteobacteria bacterium DNA contains the following:
- a CDS encoding radical SAM protein — protein MMGQFRYKALNGIRALRRWVVPYILSELHPDKFHPVLCYLFTDWKCNVDCHYCFQNDNARPGMSWETAKSSIDWLKAIGCRVLSIMGGEPLIRKKFILDVIRYGSENGFFVYLPTNGQLMDERFIDEMGEAGLAALNLAVDCVEPKPGLPKAFSKIEPQFRYLVKQQEKYGYLVFLNINICRNNIEDARRLTEIAHEYRIGTDYHLNEAPHDFVRTDHYKHKEDSLYILPEQYDQVDELLDWLIEKQQRDRWPMVNPVAHLETLKKRMRGTIPAWDCRAGQSGFLIRPDGSLAPCFDMITYDHDWGHIWRPRFDPEELKALKAKCLPNCSSTCFYTLGHYYNPRYIPEWVRKHARVG, from the coding sequence ATGATGGGACAATTCCGGTACAAAGCCTTAAACGGAATCAGGGCGCTTCGTCGATGGGTGGTACCCTATATTCTTTCCGAACTGCACCCCGATAAATTTCATCCTGTCCTTTGTTATCTCTTCACGGACTGGAAATGCAACGTGGATTGCCATTACTGCTTCCAGAACGACAACGCCAGACCCGGTATGAGCTGGGAGACGGCCAAATCCTCAATCGATTGGCTTAAGGCCATAGGATGTCGTGTGCTCTCGATTATGGGTGGTGAACCCCTGATCAGGAAAAAATTTATTCTCGATGTGATCCGTTATGGTTCTGAAAACGGTTTCTTCGTCTATCTGCCGACAAACGGGCAGCTCATGGATGAAAGATTCATCGACGAGATGGGAGAGGCCGGCCTGGCCGCCCTCAACCTTGCGGTGGATTGTGTGGAGCCGAAGCCCGGACTTCCCAAGGCCTTTTCGAAGATTGAGCCACAGTTTCGTTATCTGGTGAAACAACAGGAAAAATACGGGTATCTTGTCTTTCTCAATATCAACATTTGCCGAAACAATATCGAGGATGCCAGGAGACTCACGGAGATCGCCCATGAGTACCGCATCGGCACGGATTATCACCTGAATGAGGCGCCTCACGATTTCGTGCGGACAGATCATTATAAACACAAGGAGGACAGCCTCTATATCCTTCCGGAGCAATATGATCAGGTGGACGAGTTATTGGACTGGCTCATAGAAAAACAACAAAGGGATCGCTGGCCCATGGTCAATCCGGTCGCCCATCTGGAGACACTGAAAAAGAGGATGAGAGGGACTATTCCGGCATGGGACTGTCGGGCCGGCCAGAGCGGATTTCTCATCCGGCCTGATGGGAGCCTTGCCCCCTGTTTCGACATGATCACCTATGATCATGATTGGGGCCATATCTGGAGGCCCAGGTTCGATCCCGAAGAATTGAAGGCCCTCAAGGCGAAGTGCCTTCCAAATTGTTCGTCCACCTGTTTCTATACCTTGGGACACTATTATAATCCCCGATACATCCCCGAGTGGGTCCGAAAACACGCGAGGGTGGGCTGA
- a CDS encoding DsrE/DsrF/DrsH-like family protein, whose product MEEKKDKAAFICVKDTLDGAYPSLVLAINAARQGMEAKVFYSFMGLNMLLKGGAERAKFIPPGVMGAIPGMSTIATGMMKKKIDKANIPSLAELQEIAQLEGVELIACKMSVDMMEIDESKLIEGAIVWTAEDFIKYAKDCRICLFT is encoded by the coding sequence ATGGAAGAGAAAAAGGACAAGGCCGCTTTCATTTGTGTAAAGGACACACTGGACGGCGCTTATCCGTCGCTGGTCCTTGCCATCAACGCGGCCCGTCAGGGGATGGAGGCCAAGGTTTTCTATTCCTTCATGGGGTTGAATATGCTCCTGAAAGGGGGAGCGGAAAGGGCCAAGTTCATTCCTCCCGGGGTGATGGGTGCCATTCCCGGCATGTCCACGATCGCTACGGGAATGATGAAAAAGAAGATTGACAAGGCCAACATCCCCAGCCTGGCCGAGCTCCAGGAGATAGCCCAACTGGAGGGCGTCGAGTTGATCGCATGCAAAATGAGTGTGGACATGATGGAGATCGATGAAAGCAAGCTAATTGAAGGGGCCATTGTCTGGACGGCGGAGGATTTCATCAAGTATGCCAAGGATTGCAGGATCTGCCTCTTCACCTAA
- a CDS encoding tetratricopeptide repeat protein, with amino-acid sequence MTYLKIPRLVSGLLACVLFLAAGCAPVIRESPAARAPEPPSKVAPASPPGVPEPGRRLGPRTLASLRLTEEARLLLEAERPDDAIRILERAVALDPRNGRNYYYLAEAWIMKGNRGQALEFNRLAEIYLQQDPGWIRKVRRQKERIRR; translated from the coding sequence ATGACTTATTTGAAAATTCCTAGGTTGGTCTCTGGTCTCTTGGCATGTGTGCTCTTCCTTGCCGCGGGTTGTGCCCCCGTAATACGTGAATCCCCTGCAGCCCGGGCACCGGAACCACCTTCCAAGGTGGCACCCGCCTCCCCTCCCGGCGTCCCTGAACCCGGGAGAAGACTCGGCCCCCGGACCCTTGCCTCTTTAAGGCTCACGGAAGAGGCCCGCCTGCTCCTGGAGGCCGAAAGACCCGATGATGCAATCCGGATCCTTGAAAGGGCCGTGGCTCTTGATCCCCGTAACGGCCGCAACTATTACTACCTGGCCGAGGCCTGGATCATGAAGGGAAACAGGGGCCAGGCATTGGAATTCAACCGTCTTGCAGAGATTTACCTCCAACAGGATCCTGGATGGATCCGAAAGGTGAGGCGACAAAAGGAACGCATCAGAAGATAA
- a CDS encoding DUF72 domain-containing protein, with the protein MRPEIRIGTSGWNYDHWKGLFYPEDHPKSRWLEYYSGHFDTVELNATFYRLPAHTTFLNWHRRTPDSFLWSLKASRYLTHVRRLDDPEEPLQRFYEASEGLQNKRGPILFQLPPSLAYDEGLLKNFLDHLDPACLHTLEVRHPSWLRDDFFRALEESNIAFCISDTAGRYPYTETVTADFVYIRLHGSKTLYKSSYTEEELSLWAEKIRAWNRTTFVYFDNDYGGHAIMNARRLKELLSLHPHVE; encoded by the coding sequence TTGAGACCGGAGATACGGATCGGGACTTCGGGATGGAATTACGATCATTGGAAAGGTCTCTTCTACCCAGAGGATCACCCCAAGTCGAGATGGTTGGAGTATTACTCCGGCCATTTCGACACGGTCGAACTCAATGCCACATTCTACCGTCTGCCGGCCCATACAACCTTTCTCAATTGGCACAGGCGTACCCCGGATTCTTTTTTGTGGTCCCTAAAGGCCAGCAGGTACCTGACCCATGTGCGAAGACTCGATGATCCTGAAGAACCCCTTCAGCGTTTCTACGAGGCGAGCGAAGGGCTCCAGAACAAGCGCGGTCCCATCCTCTTCCAGTTACCCCCGAGCCTTGCCTACGATGAAGGACTCCTGAAAAATTTTCTAGATCACTTGGATCCGGCCTGTCTCCATACGCTGGAAGTACGGCATCCCTCCTGGCTCCGGGACGATTTTTTCCGCGCCCTCGAGGAGTCCAACATCGCCTTTTGCATCTCCGACACGGCGGGCCGCTATCCATACACCGAGACCGTTACGGCCGACTTTGTTTACATCCGGCTCCACGGGTCAAAGACCCTCTATAAGTCATCCTATACGGAGGAAGAATTGTCCCTCTGGGCAGAGAAGATCAGGGCCTGGAACCGGACCACCTTTGTGTACTTCGACAACGATTACGGGGGACATGCCATAATGAATGCCAGGCGCCTGAAAGAACTCCTGAGCCTTCACCCCCACGTCGAATGA